A window of Diabrotica virgifera virgifera chromosome 9, PGI_DIABVI_V3a contains these coding sequences:
- the LOC114336974 gene encoding gastrula zinc finger protein XlCGF71.1-like isoform X2, giving the protein MKISNKGVSCEDMQNDASNLLNYTGNNLNKNLTATTDVKTEENLFRCEFCSKQLTRSSTLKRHLRVHTGEKPFRCEICTKQFSTNKYLTRHMRVHTGEKPFECKICAKHFLMKQHLKSHMTVHTGEKPFRCEICSKGKMHTGERPFSCEICNKEFSYSSHIKVHMRVHTGEKFTCEICAKEYADSKGLKRHMTVHTGEKPFTCNVCSKQCSHR; this is encoded by the coding sequence gtgtctcTTGCGAAGACATGCAAAATGATGCAAGCAATCTATTAAACTATACTGGAAATAATTTGAACAAAAACTTAACTGCTACTACGGATGTGAAAACTGAAGAAAATCTTTTTAGATGTGAATTTTGCTCCAAACAATTAACAAGAAGTTCtactttaaaaagacatttgagagtgcataccgGAGAAAAACCATTTAGATGTGAAatatgcaccaaacagttttcaacaaacaaatatttaactagacatatgagagtgcatactggtgaaaaaccatttgagtGTAAAATATGCGCcaaacattttttaatgaaacaacatttaaaatcgcatatgacagtgcatactggtgaaaaaccatttagaTGTGAAATTTGCAGCAAAGGGAAAATGCATACTGGGGAAAGACCTTTTTCCTGTGAAATATGCAACAAAGAGTTTTCATACAGTTCGCACATAAAAGTGCacatgagagtgcatactggtgaaaaatttacatgtgaaattTGCGCTAAAGAATATGCAGATAGTAAAGGTTTAAAAAGACACATGacagtgcatactggtgaaaaaccttttaCGTGTAACGTATGCAGCAAACAGTGTTCACATAGGTAG
- the LOC114336974 gene encoding gastrula zinc finger protein XlCGF71.1-like isoform X1, whose protein sequence is MMIYNVPRLLSYCKGHAATHLKPARDPPETCPRPTSGVLGFTASVSVSCEDMQNDASNLLNYTGNNLNKNLTATTDVKTEENLFRCEFCSKQLTRSSTLKRHLRVHTGEKPFRCEICTKQFSTNKYLTRHMRVHTGEKPFECKICAKHFLMKQHLKSHMTVHTGEKPFRCEICSKGKMHTGERPFSCEICNKEFSYSSHIKVHMRVHTGEKFTCEICAKEYADSKGLKRHMTVHTGEKPFTCNVCSKQCSHR, encoded by the exons ATGATGATATATAATGTACCTAGgctactcagctactgtaagGGCCACGCTGCGACCCACCTGAAACCTgcccgcgacccacctgaaacctgcccgcgacccactagtggtgTATTGGGATTCACAGCATCTGTTA gtgtctcTTGCGAAGACATGCAAAATGATGCAAGCAATCTATTAAACTATACTGGAAATAATTTGAACAAAAACTTAACTGCTACTACGGATGTGAAAACTGAAGAAAATCTTTTTAGATGTGAATTTTGCTCCAAACAATTAACAAGAAGTTCtactttaaaaagacatttgagagtgcataccgGAGAAAAACCATTTAGATGTGAAatatgcaccaaacagttttcaacaaacaaatatttaactagacatatgagagtgcatactggtgaaaaaccatttgagtGTAAAATATGCGCcaaacattttttaatgaaacaacatttaaaatcgcatatgacagtgcatactggtgaaaaaccatttagaTGTGAAATTTGCAGCAAAGGGAAAATGCATACTGGGGAAAGACCTTTTTCCTGTGAAATATGCAACAAAGAGTTTTCATACAGTTCGCACATAAAAGTGCacatgagagtgcatactggtgaaaaatttacatgtgaaattTGCGCTAAAGAATATGCAGATAGTAAAGGTTTAAAAAGACACATGacagtgcatactggtgaaaaaccttttaCGTGTAACGTATGCAGCAAACAGTGTTCACATAGGTAG